A genomic region of Solanum dulcamara chromosome 2, daSolDulc1.2, whole genome shotgun sequence contains the following coding sequences:
- the LOC129880737 gene encoding uncharacterized protein At2g38710-like, with product MVSANKEMVVYCFDTLVAHYNREQAPPPAFDEGQHPLFVTWNKLVNGGEPRLRGCIGTLEARCLINGFKDYALTSALRDHRFPPIQAGELPFLECTVSILTNYETAANYLDWEVGMHGIIIEFTDPDYKARRSATYLPEIAAHEGWTKIEAIDSLVRKAGYNGIITESLRKRIHLTRYQSTLFTMHYGEYVAYVKNSRGVTPTINGVKP from the exons aTGGTGTCGGCGAATAAGGAAATGGTTGTCTACTGCTTTGATACTTTGGTAGCTCACTACAACAGAGAACAAGCTCCTCCTCCTGCTTTCGATGAGGGTCAACA CCCATTGTTTGTGACTTGGAACAAGTTGGTGAATGGTGGGGAGCCTCGTCTACGTGGATGCATCGGGACTCTGGAAGCTCGCTGCCTAATTAATGGTTTTAAGGATTATGCTCTGACAAG TGCTCTCAGGGACCACCGTTTCCCCCCAATACAAGCTGGAGAATTACCTTTTCTAGAATGTACAGTTTCCATCCTAACTAATTATGAAACTGCAGCCAACTACCTTGACTGGGAG GTGGGAATGCATGGAATAATTATTGAATTTACTGACCCTGATTATAAAGCAAGGAGAAGTGCCACATACCTACCTGAGATTGCTGCTCATGAAG GCTGGACAAAGATTGAAGCAATCGACTCTCTGGTAAGAAAAGCCGGTTACAATGGAATTATAACTGAATCACTGAGGAAGCGAATCCATCTAACTCGTTACCAGAGCACGTTATTTACTATGCACTATGGTGAATATGTGGCCTATGTGAAGAATAGTAGAGGTGTCACTCCAACTATTAATGGTGTGAAACCTTGA